Proteins from a genomic interval of Sparus aurata chromosome 21, fSpaAur1.1, whole genome shotgun sequence:
- the clcn2a gene encoding chloride channel protein 2a isoform X4, whose product MVKDKAEDRTLQYQQTLMYGRYTQELGVYAKEEAARLRDGGVRDGGGLRRNTSVRSRAADLLEYEKDPCAKCHLCASRCQKFLISRVGEDWIFLILLGLLMALVSWVMDYAIAFCQEAQNWMYGGLDSNLLLQYIAWVTYPVVLITFSAGFTQILAPQAVGSGIPEMKTILRGVVLKEYLTFKTFVAKVIGLTCALGSGMPLGKEGPFVHVASLCAALLSKFMAALFGGIFMVGMEEPFEGSKNELRNTEMLSAACAVGVGCCFAAPIGGVLFSIEVTSTFFAVRNYWRGFFAATFSAFIFRVLAVWNQEEETITALFKTRFRLDFPFDLQELPAFAILGIACGFGGALFVYLNRLIVECMRKQKTINKFLLRKRLVYPALVTLLVSTLTFPPGFGQFMAGQLTQHESLVALFDNRTWCRQGVAEEFDYISHHHAWKHPQVNVFITLILFIIMKFWMSAVATTMPVPCGAFMPVFLIGAGFGRLVGEIMAAMFPDGIHADGSVYPIVPGGYAVVGAAALSGAVTHTVSTAVIVFELTGQISHILPVMIAVILANAVAQSLQPSLYDSIIRIKKLPYLPELGMGHHEKYNIRVEDIMVRDVRFITLNSSYRELQEMLLTGQLKTLALVESRDSMILLGSIERLQLQSLLSLQLGRKRRLEYLRQLAQDNGTQDHLPSLTTDSTPSSPCAHTHVNASSNTRQAVRFLVSTQQISTEESTSFSPVVSNVQLPLKSALKTVSAISDTETPNSSQTLSCADQDQELLESPAGPAPPEKRKPKRVRISMADSTEVEDCMTPSEIGEWEEQQLDEPVDFKNCKIDPAPFQLVEQTSLHKTHTIFSLLGLDHAYVTSMGRLVGVVSLKELRKAIEGSVTVTGVKVRPPLASFRDCGNSTSVSEVTELHKLCIRHRGLSLPREPNPPDVEEQPDLQYKEIPVNFSDTTNLQLETSPGDATSPSSELVLQESPSFTEDQSEFTFDCSPSHTEESELACDYDLPAQTPELDQTMEQEEQGSPSPNKDLSEPEGEGSPVHTEDQSE is encoded by the exons tgtgtgcgTCTCGCTGCCAGAAGTTCCTGATCTCGCGGGTGGGAGAGGACTGGATCTTCCTCATTCTGCTGGGGCTGCTCATGGCTCTGGTCAGCTGGGTCATGGACTACGCCATCGCCTTCTGCCAAGAAG cacAGAACTGGATGTATGGTGGTCTGGACAGTAACCTGCTTCTGCAGTACATCGCCTGGGTCACCTACCCTGTGGTGCTCATCACTTTCTCAGCAGGATTCACACAGATACTGGCACCTCAGGCTGTGG GTTCAGGTATTCCTGAGATGAAGACGATCCTGAGGGGGGTGGTCCTCAAGGAGTATCTGACCTTTAAGACGTTCGTGGCCAAAGTCATCGGTCTGACCTGCGCCTTGGGCAGTGGGATGCCTCTGGGGAAGGAG GGACCCTTTGTTCACGTTGCCAGTCTGTGCGCTGCTCTCCTGAGCAAATTCATGGCAGCTCTGTTTGGGGGGATTTTCATGGTAGGAATG GAAGAGCCCTTTGAGGGAAGCAAG AACGAGCTGAGGAACACGGAGATGCTGTCGGCCGCCTGTGCAGTGGGTGTGGGCTGCTGCTTCGCTGCCCCTATTGGAG GGGTGCTGTTCAGTATTGAGGTCACTTCAACGTTTTTTGCGGTGAGGAACTACTGGAGGGGCTTCTTTGCCGCCACCTTCAGTGCCTTCATATTCAGAGTGTTGGCTGTGTGGAACCAGGAGGAAG AGACCATCACTGCTCTCTTTAAGACACGCTTCCGCTTGGACTTCCCATTTGACCTTCAGGAGCTGCCGGCGTTTGCCATCCTCGG GATTGCCTGTGGTTTTGGTGGTGCCCTGTTTGTCTATCTGAATCGGCTGATTGTAGAGTGCATGAGGAAACAGAAGACGATAAACAAGTTCTTGCTGAGGAA GCGTCTGGTGTATCCCGCACTCGTCACCCTGCTGGTCTCCACGCTCACGTTCCCTCCGGGCTTCGGGCAGTTCATGGCTGGACAG CTGACGCAGCACGAGTCTCTGGTCGCTCTGTTCGACAACCGCACGTGGTGCCGTCAGGGCGTGGCGGAAGAGTTCGACTACATCAGCCACCACCACGCCTGGAAGCACCCCCAGGTCAACGTCTTCATCAcactcatcctcttcatcatcatgaaG ttcTGGATGTCTGCTGTGGCTACCACCATGCCGGTTCCCTGCGGGGCCTTCATGCCAGTTTTTCTAATCG gcGCAGGATTTGGCAGACTTGTCGGAGAGATCATGGCGGCCATGTTTCCTGATGGCATACATGCTGACGGCAGCGTGTATCCCATAGTTCCTGGTGGTTATGCTGTAGTTG GTGCTGCAGCGTTGTCTGGAGCAGTCACCCACACTGTATCCACAGCGGTCATAGTGTTTGAGCTGACTGGTCAGATCTCCCACATCCTGCCTGTGATGATCGCTGTGATCCTGGCCAACGCCGTGGCCCAGTCGCTTCAGCCGTCGCTGTACGACTCCATCATCCGCATCAAGAAACTTCCATATCTGCCTGAGCTGGGCATGGGCCATCACGA GAAGTATAATATCCGTGTGGAGGACATCATGGTCAGGGACGTGCGCTTTATCACTCTGAACTCTTCTTATCGGGAGCTGCAGGAGATGCTGCTGACTGGTCAGCTCAAAACTCTGGCCCTGGTTGAATCGAGAG ACTCCATGATCCTGCTGGGCTCCATCGAGCGACTGCAGCTCCAgtctctgctctctcttcaGCTGGGCCGCAAGCGGAGGCTCGAGTACCTCCGCCAGCTGGCTCAAGACAATGGCACCCAAGATCACCTGCCCAGCCTGACCACCGACAGCACACCCAGCTCCCCTTGCGCCCACACCCACGTCAACGCCTCCTCCAACACTCGCCAAGCGGTCCGCTTCCTGGTGAGCACGCAACAG ATCTCCACAGAGGAGTCTACCTCCTTCAGTCCAGTGGTGTCCAACGTTCAGCTTCCTCTGAAATCGGCCTTGAAAACTGTGTCCGCCATCAGCGACACAGAGACACCAAACA GCTCTCAGACTCTCTCCTGCGCAGACCAAGACCAAGAGCTGCTGGAG AGCCCGGCTGGTCCGGCTCCTCCTGAAAAAAGAAAGCCCAAACGAGTGAGGATCTCCATGGCG GACTCGACTGAAGTGGAAGACTGCATGACTCCATCAGAG ATTGGGGAGtgggaggagcagcagctcgaCGAGCCGGTGGATTTCAAGAACTGCAAGATTGATCCCGCCCCCTTCCAGCTGGTGGAGCAAACATCTCTACATAAG ACCCACACGATCTTCTCTCTGCTGGGTCTGGATCACGCCTACGTGACCAGCATGGGACGTCTGGTCGGAGTGGTCTCTCTCAAAGAG CTGCGCAAGGCCATAGAGGGCTCAGTGACAGTGACCGGAGTTAAAGTGCGCCCTCCGTTGGCCAGTTTCCGTGACTGTGGGAACAGCACAAGTGTGTCCGAAGTAACAGAACTGCACAAGCTGTGCATCCGCCACAGGGGGCTCTCATTGCCACGGGAGCCCAACCCTCCCGACGTGGAGGAACAACCAGATCTCCAGTACAAAGAGATCCCCGTCAACTTTTCGGACACAACGAATTTGCAGCTGGAAACCAGCCCCGGCGACGCCACAAGTCCGTCGTCGGAGTTGGTGCTCCAAGAAAGCCCCTCGTTCACAGAGGACCAATCGGAGTTTACTTTTGACTGCAGCCCCTCCCACACTGAGGAGTCGGAGCTGGCCTGTGACTATGACCTCCCTGCCCAAACTCCTGAGCTGGACCAAACAATGGAGCAAGAAGAACAGGGGAGTCCGTCTCCCAACAAGGACCTATCAGAACCTGAGGGTGAGGGTAGCCCCGTCCACACTGAGGACCAATCAGAATGA
- the clcn2a gene encoding chloride channel protein 2a isoform X5 has product MVKDKAEDRTLQYQQTLMYGRYTQELGVYAKEEAARLRDGGVRDGGGLRRNTSVRSRAADLLEYEKDPCAKCHLCASRCQKFLISRVGEDWIFLILLGLLMALVSWVMDYAIAFCQEAQNWMYGGLDSNLLLQYIAWVTYPVVLITFSAGFTQILAPQAVGSGIPEMKTILRGVVLKEYLTFKTFVAKVIGLTCALGSGMPLGKEGPFVHVASLCAALLSKFMAALFGGIFMEEPFEGSKNELRNTEMLSAACAVGVGCCFAAPIGGVLFSIEVTSTFFAVRNYWRGFFAATFSAFIFRVLAVWNQEEETITALFKTRFRLDFPFDLQELPAFAILGIACGFGGALFVYLNRLIVECMRKQKTINKFLLRKRLVYPALVTLLVSTLTFPPGFGQFMAGQLTQHESLVALFDNRTWCRQGVAEEFDYISHHHAWKHPQVNVFITLILFIIMKFWMSAVATTMPVPCGAFMPVFLIGAGFGRLVGEIMAAMFPDGIHADGSVYPIVPGGYAVVGAAALSGAVTHTVSTAVIVFELTGQISHILPVMIAVILANAVAQSLQPSLYDSIIRIKKLPYLPELGMGHHEKYNIRVEDIMVRDVRFITLNSSYRELQEMLLTGQLKTLALVESRDSMILLGSIERLQLQSLLSLQLGRKRRLEYLRQLAQDNGTQDHLPSLTTDSTPSSPCAHTHVNASSNTRQAVRFLISTEESTSFSPVVSNVQLPLKSALKTVSAISDTETPNSSQTLSCADQDQELLESPAGPAPPEKRKPKRVRISMADSTEVEDCMTPSEIGEWEEQQLDEPVDFKNCKIDPAPFQLVEQTSLHKTHTIFSLLGLDHAYVTSMGRLVGVVSLKELRKAIEGSVTVTGVKVRPPLASFRDCGNSTSVSEVTELHKLCIRHRGLSLPREPNPPDVEEQPDLQYKEIPVNFSDTTNLQLETSPGDATSPSSELVLQESPSFTEDQSEFTFDCSPSHTEESELACDYDLPAQTPELDQTMEQEEQGSPSPNKDLSEPEGEGSPVHTEDQSE; this is encoded by the exons tgtgtgcgTCTCGCTGCCAGAAGTTCCTGATCTCGCGGGTGGGAGAGGACTGGATCTTCCTCATTCTGCTGGGGCTGCTCATGGCTCTGGTCAGCTGGGTCATGGACTACGCCATCGCCTTCTGCCAAGAAG cacAGAACTGGATGTATGGTGGTCTGGACAGTAACCTGCTTCTGCAGTACATCGCCTGGGTCACCTACCCTGTGGTGCTCATCACTTTCTCAGCAGGATTCACACAGATACTGGCACCTCAGGCTGTGG GTTCAGGTATTCCTGAGATGAAGACGATCCTGAGGGGGGTGGTCCTCAAGGAGTATCTGACCTTTAAGACGTTCGTGGCCAAAGTCATCGGTCTGACCTGCGCCTTGGGCAGTGGGATGCCTCTGGGGAAGGAG GGACCCTTTGTTCACGTTGCCAGTCTGTGCGCTGCTCTCCTGAGCAAATTCATGGCAGCTCTGTTTGGGGGGATTTTCATG GAAGAGCCCTTTGAGGGAAGCAAG AACGAGCTGAGGAACACGGAGATGCTGTCGGCCGCCTGTGCAGTGGGTGTGGGCTGCTGCTTCGCTGCCCCTATTGGAG GGGTGCTGTTCAGTATTGAGGTCACTTCAACGTTTTTTGCGGTGAGGAACTACTGGAGGGGCTTCTTTGCCGCCACCTTCAGTGCCTTCATATTCAGAGTGTTGGCTGTGTGGAACCAGGAGGAAG AGACCATCACTGCTCTCTTTAAGACACGCTTCCGCTTGGACTTCCCATTTGACCTTCAGGAGCTGCCGGCGTTTGCCATCCTCGG GATTGCCTGTGGTTTTGGTGGTGCCCTGTTTGTCTATCTGAATCGGCTGATTGTAGAGTGCATGAGGAAACAGAAGACGATAAACAAGTTCTTGCTGAGGAA GCGTCTGGTGTATCCCGCACTCGTCACCCTGCTGGTCTCCACGCTCACGTTCCCTCCGGGCTTCGGGCAGTTCATGGCTGGACAG CTGACGCAGCACGAGTCTCTGGTCGCTCTGTTCGACAACCGCACGTGGTGCCGTCAGGGCGTGGCGGAAGAGTTCGACTACATCAGCCACCACCACGCCTGGAAGCACCCCCAGGTCAACGTCTTCATCAcactcatcctcttcatcatcatgaaG ttcTGGATGTCTGCTGTGGCTACCACCATGCCGGTTCCCTGCGGGGCCTTCATGCCAGTTTTTCTAATCG gcGCAGGATTTGGCAGACTTGTCGGAGAGATCATGGCGGCCATGTTTCCTGATGGCATACATGCTGACGGCAGCGTGTATCCCATAGTTCCTGGTGGTTATGCTGTAGTTG GTGCTGCAGCGTTGTCTGGAGCAGTCACCCACACTGTATCCACAGCGGTCATAGTGTTTGAGCTGACTGGTCAGATCTCCCACATCCTGCCTGTGATGATCGCTGTGATCCTGGCCAACGCCGTGGCCCAGTCGCTTCAGCCGTCGCTGTACGACTCCATCATCCGCATCAAGAAACTTCCATATCTGCCTGAGCTGGGCATGGGCCATCACGA GAAGTATAATATCCGTGTGGAGGACATCATGGTCAGGGACGTGCGCTTTATCACTCTGAACTCTTCTTATCGGGAGCTGCAGGAGATGCTGCTGACTGGTCAGCTCAAAACTCTGGCCCTGGTTGAATCGAGAG ACTCCATGATCCTGCTGGGCTCCATCGAGCGACTGCAGCTCCAgtctctgctctctcttcaGCTGGGCCGCAAGCGGAGGCTCGAGTACCTCCGCCAGCTGGCTCAAGACAATGGCACCCAAGATCACCTGCCCAGCCTGACCACCGACAGCACACCCAGCTCCCCTTGCGCCCACACCCACGTCAACGCCTCCTCCAACACTCGCCAAGCGGTCCGCTTCCTG ATCTCCACAGAGGAGTCTACCTCCTTCAGTCCAGTGGTGTCCAACGTTCAGCTTCCTCTGAAATCGGCCTTGAAAACTGTGTCCGCCATCAGCGACACAGAGACACCAAACA GCTCTCAGACTCTCTCCTGCGCAGACCAAGACCAAGAGCTGCTGGAG AGCCCGGCTGGTCCGGCTCCTCCTGAAAAAAGAAAGCCCAAACGAGTGAGGATCTCCATGGCG GACTCGACTGAAGTGGAAGACTGCATGACTCCATCAGAG ATTGGGGAGtgggaggagcagcagctcgaCGAGCCGGTGGATTTCAAGAACTGCAAGATTGATCCCGCCCCCTTCCAGCTGGTGGAGCAAACATCTCTACATAAG ACCCACACGATCTTCTCTCTGCTGGGTCTGGATCACGCCTACGTGACCAGCATGGGACGTCTGGTCGGAGTGGTCTCTCTCAAAGAG CTGCGCAAGGCCATAGAGGGCTCAGTGACAGTGACCGGAGTTAAAGTGCGCCCTCCGTTGGCCAGTTTCCGTGACTGTGGGAACAGCACAAGTGTGTCCGAAGTAACAGAACTGCACAAGCTGTGCATCCGCCACAGGGGGCTCTCATTGCCACGGGAGCCCAACCCTCCCGACGTGGAGGAACAACCAGATCTCCAGTACAAAGAGATCCCCGTCAACTTTTCGGACACAACGAATTTGCAGCTGGAAACCAGCCCCGGCGACGCCACAAGTCCGTCGTCGGAGTTGGTGCTCCAAGAAAGCCCCTCGTTCACAGAGGACCAATCGGAGTTTACTTTTGACTGCAGCCCCTCCCACACTGAGGAGTCGGAGCTGGCCTGTGACTATGACCTCCCTGCCCAAACTCCTGAGCTGGACCAAACAATGGAGCAAGAAGAACAGGGGAGTCCGTCTCCCAACAAGGACCTATCAGAACCTGAGGGTGAGGGTAGCCCCGTCCACACTGAGGACCAATCAGAATGA
- the clcn2a gene encoding chloride channel protein 2a isoform X6, whose protein sequence is MYGRYTQELGVYAKEEAARLRDGGVRDGGGLRRNTSVRSRAADLLEYEKDPCAKCHLCASRCQKFLISRVGEDWIFLILLGLLMALVSWVMDYAIAFCQEAQNWMYGGLDSNLLLQYIAWVTYPVVLITFSAGFTQILAPQAVGSGIPEMKTILRGVVLKEYLTFKTFVAKVIGLTCALGSGMPLGKEGPFVHVASLCAALLSKFMAALFGGIFMVGMEEPFEGSKNELRNTEMLSAACAVGVGCCFAAPIGGVLFSIEVTSTFFAVRNYWRGFFAATFSAFIFRVLAVWNQEEETITALFKTRFRLDFPFDLQELPAFAILGIACGFGGALFVYLNRLIVECMRKQKTINKFLLRNPSLPVRRLVYPALVTLLVSTLTFPPGFGQFMAGQLTQHESLVALFDNRTWCRQGVAEEFDYISHHHAWKHPQVNVFITLILFIIMKFWMSAVATTMPVPCGAFMPVFLIGAGFGRLVGEIMAAMFPDGIHADGSVYPIVPGGYAVVGAAALSGAVTHTVSTAVIVFELTGQISHILPVMIAVILANAVAQSLQPSLYDSIIRIKKLPYLPELGMGHHEKYNIRVEDIMVRDVRFITLNSSYRELQEMLLTGQLKTLALVESRDSMILLGSIERLQLQSLLSLQLGRKRRLEYLRQLAQDNGTQDHLPSLTTDSTPSSPCAHTHVNASSNTRQAVRFLVSTQQISTEESTSFSPVVSNVQLPLKSALKTVSAISDTETPNSSQTLSCADQDQELLESPAGPAPPEKRKPKRVRISMADSTEVEDCMTPSEIGEWEEQQLDEPVDFKNCKIDPAPFQLVEQTSLHKTHTIFSLLGLDHAYVTSMGRLVGVVSLKELRKAIEGSVTVTGVKVRPPLASFRDCGNSTSVSEVTELHKLCIRHRGLSLPREPNPPDVEEQPDLQYKEIPVNFSDTTNLQLETSPGDATSPSSELVLQESPSFTEDQSEFTFDCSPSHTEESELACDYDLPAQTPELDQTMEQEEQGSPSPNKDLSEPEGEGSPVHTEDQSE, encoded by the exons tgtgtgcgTCTCGCTGCCAGAAGTTCCTGATCTCGCGGGTGGGAGAGGACTGGATCTTCCTCATTCTGCTGGGGCTGCTCATGGCTCTGGTCAGCTGGGTCATGGACTACGCCATCGCCTTCTGCCAAGAAG cacAGAACTGGATGTATGGTGGTCTGGACAGTAACCTGCTTCTGCAGTACATCGCCTGGGTCACCTACCCTGTGGTGCTCATCACTTTCTCAGCAGGATTCACACAGATACTGGCACCTCAGGCTGTGG GTTCAGGTATTCCTGAGATGAAGACGATCCTGAGGGGGGTGGTCCTCAAGGAGTATCTGACCTTTAAGACGTTCGTGGCCAAAGTCATCGGTCTGACCTGCGCCTTGGGCAGTGGGATGCCTCTGGGGAAGGAG GGACCCTTTGTTCACGTTGCCAGTCTGTGCGCTGCTCTCCTGAGCAAATTCATGGCAGCTCTGTTTGGGGGGATTTTCATGGTAGGAATG GAAGAGCCCTTTGAGGGAAGCAAG AACGAGCTGAGGAACACGGAGATGCTGTCGGCCGCCTGTGCAGTGGGTGTGGGCTGCTGCTTCGCTGCCCCTATTGGAG GGGTGCTGTTCAGTATTGAGGTCACTTCAACGTTTTTTGCGGTGAGGAACTACTGGAGGGGCTTCTTTGCCGCCACCTTCAGTGCCTTCATATTCAGAGTGTTGGCTGTGTGGAACCAGGAGGAAG AGACCATCACTGCTCTCTTTAAGACACGCTTCCGCTTGGACTTCCCATTTGACCTTCAGGAGCTGCCGGCGTTTGCCATCCTCGG GATTGCCTGTGGTTTTGGTGGTGCCCTGTTTGTCTATCTGAATCGGCTGATTGTAGAGTGCATGAGGAAACAGAAGACGATAAACAAGTTCTTGCTGAGGAA TCCCTCTCTTCCTGTCAGGCGTCTGGTGTATCCCGCACTCGTCACCCTGCTGGTCTCCACGCTCACGTTCCCTCCGGGCTTCGGGCAGTTCATGGCTGGACAG CTGACGCAGCACGAGTCTCTGGTCGCTCTGTTCGACAACCGCACGTGGTGCCGTCAGGGCGTGGCGGAAGAGTTCGACTACATCAGCCACCACCACGCCTGGAAGCACCCCCAGGTCAACGTCTTCATCAcactcatcctcttcatcatcatgaaG ttcTGGATGTCTGCTGTGGCTACCACCATGCCGGTTCCCTGCGGGGCCTTCATGCCAGTTTTTCTAATCG gcGCAGGATTTGGCAGACTTGTCGGAGAGATCATGGCGGCCATGTTTCCTGATGGCATACATGCTGACGGCAGCGTGTATCCCATAGTTCCTGGTGGTTATGCTGTAGTTG GTGCTGCAGCGTTGTCTGGAGCAGTCACCCACACTGTATCCACAGCGGTCATAGTGTTTGAGCTGACTGGTCAGATCTCCCACATCCTGCCTGTGATGATCGCTGTGATCCTGGCCAACGCCGTGGCCCAGTCGCTTCAGCCGTCGCTGTACGACTCCATCATCCGCATCAAGAAACTTCCATATCTGCCTGAGCTGGGCATGGGCCATCACGA GAAGTATAATATCCGTGTGGAGGACATCATGGTCAGGGACGTGCGCTTTATCACTCTGAACTCTTCTTATCGGGAGCTGCAGGAGATGCTGCTGACTGGTCAGCTCAAAACTCTGGCCCTGGTTGAATCGAGAG ACTCCATGATCCTGCTGGGCTCCATCGAGCGACTGCAGCTCCAgtctctgctctctcttcaGCTGGGCCGCAAGCGGAGGCTCGAGTACCTCCGCCAGCTGGCTCAAGACAATGGCACCCAAGATCACCTGCCCAGCCTGACCACCGACAGCACACCCAGCTCCCCTTGCGCCCACACCCACGTCAACGCCTCCTCCAACACTCGCCAAGCGGTCCGCTTCCTGGTGAGCACGCAACAG ATCTCCACAGAGGAGTCTACCTCCTTCAGTCCAGTGGTGTCCAACGTTCAGCTTCCTCTGAAATCGGCCTTGAAAACTGTGTCCGCCATCAGCGACACAGAGACACCAAACA GCTCTCAGACTCTCTCCTGCGCAGACCAAGACCAAGAGCTGCTGGAG AGCCCGGCTGGTCCGGCTCCTCCTGAAAAAAGAAAGCCCAAACGAGTGAGGATCTCCATGGCG GACTCGACTGAAGTGGAAGACTGCATGACTCCATCAGAG ATTGGGGAGtgggaggagcagcagctcgaCGAGCCGGTGGATTTCAAGAACTGCAAGATTGATCCCGCCCCCTTCCAGCTGGTGGAGCAAACATCTCTACATAAG ACCCACACGATCTTCTCTCTGCTGGGTCTGGATCACGCCTACGTGACCAGCATGGGACGTCTGGTCGGAGTGGTCTCTCTCAAAGAG CTGCGCAAGGCCATAGAGGGCTCAGTGACAGTGACCGGAGTTAAAGTGCGCCCTCCGTTGGCCAGTTTCCGTGACTGTGGGAACAGCACAAGTGTGTCCGAAGTAACAGAACTGCACAAGCTGTGCATCCGCCACAGGGGGCTCTCATTGCCACGGGAGCCCAACCCTCCCGACGTGGAGGAACAACCAGATCTCCAGTACAAAGAGATCCCCGTCAACTTTTCGGACACAACGAATTTGCAGCTGGAAACCAGCCCCGGCGACGCCACAAGTCCGTCGTCGGAGTTGGTGCTCCAAGAAAGCCCCTCGTTCACAGAGGACCAATCGGAGTTTACTTTTGACTGCAGCCCCTCCCACACTGAGGAGTCGGAGCTGGCCTGTGACTATGACCTCCCTGCCCAAACTCCTGAGCTGGACCAAACAATGGAGCAAGAAGAACAGGGGAGTCCGTCTCCCAACAAGGACCTATCAGAACCTGAGGGTGAGGGTAGCCCCGTCCACACTGAGGACCAATCAGAATGA